The Natronobacterium texcoconense genome includes the window CTCGAGCGAGGCGATAACCACGTCGTCCGCTATCGCGGGCGACGCCCTCGTCCAGACGTCGCCGACTCGCTCCCGCAACTCGCCGGCTTCCCGGTCGACGGCGAACAGCGAGGTTCCAGTAACGTAGAGCGTATCTCCGGCGACAGTCGGCACACCCCTGTAGACGTGGTCCTCGTCCGAAGAGTCACTTCCATCGATCGTCCAGATCGAATCGCCCGTGGCCGCGTCTCGAGCGACGAGTCGGTCCATCGCGGCGTAGTAAACGGTCCCGTCGGCGACGGCGGTACCGCTGGGGACGACGGCGTCGTCGTCCATTCGCGTCCACCGTCGTTCCCCCGTTTCGGCAGAGAGGGCGGCGACGCCGCTTTCGTCGGCGGCGGTTCCGACAAATACGCTCCCGTCTGCGACCGTCGGAGCACTGTAGACGGGAAGGCGCTCGCGCCACAGTTCCGTCCCGTCAGCGGCGTCGATCGCCTCGACTCCGCCGCCACCTATCGCGGCGTAGACGACGCCGTCGTCGACTGCCGGCGGGTAGACGAGGTATTCGTCCCAGTCGCCGATCTCGTAACGCCAGCGCAGCTCGCCGTCCTCGAGGTCGATCGCGTAGAACTCCGGTTCGCTTTGCTCTCGTCCGTGACGATGAAAGCCAGTGTAGACGACCCCGTCGCCGACACCTGGCTGTGCGGCAACGGAACCGAGTTGGCCGTCTCCGACGTTGTCGAACCGCCAACGCTCGGTTCCAGCGTCCTCGGTGTCGCCTCTCTCGAGAGCCACCAGTCCGTTTGCGGTCTGGAGCAACACAGCGTCGTCGGCGATCGCGAGCGAATCGGTGTGACTGTGCGTTTCCTGCATCTGCGCGGTCGTGGTCGTGACCGTCGTCGTCCACTGGCGTGCTCCCGTCTCGGCGTCGACCGCATCGAGGACGGCGGCCTGTTCGCCGTCGGCTCGCTGTTCGGTGTACGCGAGAAAGACAGTGCCGTCGACCATCACTGGCGAACAATCCGGGCTGCCGTAGCCCGCGTTCGCGTCGTACGTCCACGCAGTCGTCAGCGGTGAATCGGGGCCGTCGGTCCGCGTCGCGGTTCGAGCGTCATCGCGGCCGCGCTGGGACCAGGTGGCGTCGTCCGACGGGTCGGTGTATCGCGTCGAACAACCGGCGAGGACCGCACTGCCACAGGCCGCAAGGAGCGTGCGTCTGGAGGGCATCGATAGAAGCGACGTTCGAACACTCGCCTGATAAGTTTTGTCGGTCACTCGACGAATCGGCCCGATCGTCCGATCAACACTCCTTCCAGAGCGTCCCGACCTCGTCGTCGCGTTCGTCCACCTGTTCGACGTCCTTCCGGAGGTCGAACGCGCGATACGTCTCCTCCTCGAGCAACCGATCTGCAAACGCCGCGGGAATCGTCACGCGTCGACACTCGCCCTCCACGAGCAGG containing:
- a CDS encoding outer membrane protein assembly factor BamB family protein, translated to MPSRRTLLAACGSAVLAGCSTRYTDPSDDATWSQRGRDDARTATRTDGPDSPLTTAWTYDANAGYGSPDCSPVMVDGTVFLAYTEQRADGEQAAVLDAVDAETGARQWTTTVTTTTAQMQETHSHTDSLAIADDAVLLQTANGLVALERGDTEDAGTERWRFDNVGDGQLGSVAAQPGVGDGVVYTGFHRHGREQSEPEFYAIDLEDGELRWRYEIGDWDEYLVYPPAVDDGVVYAAIGGGGVEAIDAADGTELWRERLPVYSAPTVADGSVFVGTAADESGVAALSAETGERRWTRMDDDAVVPSGTAVADGTVYYAAMDRLVARDAATGDSIWTIDGSDSSDEDHVYRGVPTVAGDTLYVTGTSLFAVDREAGELRERVGDVWTRASPAIADDVVIASLEEGTLEALVECRTELFDRCLR